In one window of Fibrobacter sp. DNA:
- the rpsO gene encoding 30S ribosomal protein S15 encodes MALTKERKLELTKEYGKSEKDTGNTDVQVAILTERINLLTEHLKTNTKDHHTRYGLLKLVGQRRSLLDYLSRVDIDRYRALIKKLNIRK; translated from the coding sequence AGAGCGTAAGCTGGAATTAACCAAAGAATATGGAAAATCTGAGAAGGACACCGGCAACACTGATGTGCAGGTGGCGATTCTCACCGAGCGTATCAATCTGCTGACAGAACATCTGAAAACCAACACTAAAGATCATCATACAAGATATGGTCTTCTGAAACTGGTAGGGCAGCGTCGCTCATTGCTCGATTATCTTTCCAGAGTTGACATTGACAGGTATCGTGCTTTGATTAAAAAGCTTAATATCAGAAAGTAG